The proteins below come from a single Loxodonta africana isolate mLoxAfr1 chromosome 20, mLoxAfr1.hap2, whole genome shotgun sequence genomic window:
- the LOC111750690 gene encoding alpha-1,3-mannosyl-glycoprotein 4-beta-N-acetylglucosaminyltransferase-like protein MGAT4E, whose protein sequence is MQKSSPLLLHANYKILAGTLPQEKKLLTVGISSVQHPQESYLLGTLQSLFQASSGPELNYVLVLVHLLNPDPEWLGQTVANISGLFQPHIEAQKLLVIHGLFNGSSLPGEVNNVNHSSSWKAHYSRQKTDYALLMNFARNLSDYFLMIGDNVCCTPKFVSTIYWTLKAWKEIPWMILEFSSLSFSGKVFHTSDLSRLTSFFLLFQSTPTDLLFSNFSFLLGQRAAFSLAPYLFHSQENVFTPDNTCHQEEEDEPENPPAQIYTDMMVRGFHPPEHAYFLNENYFQTYFLAPGNVYTVIFDQPCKVSRVQVLTGIGKRGMYRLEHGQVELGYEPIQGKKGCTQYTLLGPLVKGKLDQKLHYEEDFVEEVRCVQLLVTAFQESKLLITQIKIWIKSEEE, encoded by the exons ATGCAGAAAAGCTCCCCTTTACTCCTGCATGCCAACTACAAAATCCTGGCTGGAACACTTCCCCAAGAAAAGA AACTGCTGACAGTGGGAATTTCCTCCGTGCAGCACCCTCAGGAAAGCTACCTCTTGGGCACCCTGCAGTCCCTGTTCCAGGCATCCTCAGGACCTGAGCTGAATTATGTCCTGGTGCTGGTCCACCTGCTAAATCCTGACCCTGAGTGGCTCGGCCAAACTGTTGCCAATATTTCAGGCCTCTTTCAACCACATATTGAGGCCCAGAAGCTGCTCGTGATCCATGGTCTCTTCAATGGCTCTTCTCTCCCAGGAGAAGTGAATAATGTCAATCACTCTTCATCCTGGAAAGCACATTATTCCAGGCAGAAAACAGATTATGCCCTCCTCATGAATTTTGCTAGAAACCTCTCTGATTACTTTCTGATGATAGGAGATAATGTTTGCTGCACCCCCAAATTTGTTTCTACAATCTATTGGACATTAAAAGCCTGGAAAGAAATACCTTGGATGATTCTGGAGTTCTCCAGCTTGAGCTTCTCCGGGAAAGTTTTCCACACAAGCGACCTCTCCCGCCTGACCtcattcttcctcctcttccagaGCACTCCTACTGACTTGCTTTTCTCAAATTTTAGTTTCCTCTTGGGCCAGAGAGCTGCGTTTAGCCTCGCTCCCTACCTTTTCCACTCTCAGGAAAATGTTTTTACTCCTGACAACACATGTCACCAAGAGGAAGAGGATGAACCTGAAAACCCTCCTGCCCAAATCTACACTGACATGATGGTGAGAGGCTTTCATCCCCCAGAGCATGCCTATTTTCtgaatgaaaattattttcagaCCTATTTTCTCGCCCCAGGCAATGTATACACTGTGATTTTTGATCAGCCATGCAAGGTGAGCCGGGTACAGGTACTGACAGGCATTGGAAAGCGGGGGATGTATCGACTGGAACACGGGCAGGTGGAACTGGGCTATGAGCCTATTCAAGGGAAAAAAGGCTGCACCCAGTATACCCTGCTGGGACCACTGGTGAAAGGGAAATTAGATCAGAAGTTGCATTATGAAGAAGATTTTGTGGAAGAAGTGAGATGTGTACAGCTCCTGGTGACAGCCTTCCAGGAGTCTAAGCTATTGATTACACAGATCAAAATCTGGATTAAATCTGAGGAAGAGTAG